One genomic region from Sciurus carolinensis chromosome 2, mSciCar1.2, whole genome shotgun sequence encodes:
- the LOC124978082 gene encoding coiled-coil-helix-coiled-coil-helix domain-containing protein 2-like: MPPGSQSHISRVAPPASQAPQMRAAPRPASAAQSPAAAPPAAVGSPAAAPRQPGLMAQMATTAAGVAVGSAVGHTLGHAITGGFSGGSAVEPSKPYIAYQEPQGTQPAQQQQLGGPCFYEIKQFLECAQNQADVKLCEGFNEVLKQCRIANGLV, from the coding sequence ATGCCGCCCGGAAGCCAGAGCCACATCTCGCGCGTGGCGCCCCCAGCCAGCCAGGCCCCTCAAATGAGAGCTGCGCCCAGGCCAGCATCAGCAGCTCAGTCGCCAGCTGCAGCCCCGCCAGCTGCAGTGGGCTCACCTGCTGCAGCACCCCGGCAGCCAGGTCTGATGGCCCAGATGGCAACCACTGCGGCAGGTGTGGCTGTGGGCTCTGCTGTGGGGCACACACTGGGCCATGCCATCACGGGAGGCTTCAGCGGAGGGAGTGCTGTGGAGCCCTCAAAGCCCTATATCGCCTACCAGGAGCCTCAGGGAACCCAGCCAGCTCAGCAGCAGCAACTTGGTGGCCCttgcttttatgaaataaaacaatttttggaGTGTGCCCAGAACCAGGCTGATGTTAAGCTCTGTGAGGGTTTCAATGAGGTGCTGAAGCAGTGCAGAATTGCTAACGGATTAGTCTAA